One region of Mangifera indica cultivar Alphonso chromosome 3, CATAS_Mindica_2.1, whole genome shotgun sequence genomic DNA includes:
- the LOC123212486 gene encoding monothiol glutaredoxin-S15, mitochondrial-like — translation MTRSLSNFILKGIAGYPLGRSARLVSGSFYHNGMKYSTSVPNDTDTHEDFRPTNKVESSGLSLKDVVEQDVKENPVMIYMKGIPEMPQCGFSALAVRVLSQYKVPLSARNILEDAELKNAVKAFSHWPTFPQIFIQGEFIGGSDIILSMHQNGELKEKLKDISADQKSE, via the exons ATGACAAGATCATTATCCAACTTCATCTTGAAGGGGATTGCAGGTTACCCACTTGGACGTTCTGCTAGACTT GTATCTGGATCCTTTTACCACAATGGAATGAAGTACTCCACTTCTGTGCCCAATGATACTGACACACATGAAGATTTTAGACCTACTAATAAAGTTGAGAGCTCGGGCCTTTCTTTGAAGGATGTTGTTGAACAG GATGTCAAAGAAAACCCTGTGATGATTTATATGAAAGGGATTCCTGAGATGCCTCAATGTGGATTCAGTGCACTGGCTGTGCGAGTGCTTAGTCAATACA AAGTTCCATTAAGTGCTAGAAATATTTTGGAGGATGCCGAGCTTAAAAATGCTGTAAAAGCCTTCAG CCACTGGCCTACATTTCCTCAGATTTTTATTCAGGGAGAGTTTATTGGAGGTTCAGATATAATTCTCAGTATGCATCAG AATGGCGAGCTGAAAGAGAAGCTTAAAGATATTTCTGCCGACCAGAAGTCAGAATGA